The following coding sequences are from one Epinephelus fuscoguttatus linkage group LG5, E.fuscoguttatus.final_Chr_v1 window:
- the LOC125889028 gene encoding olfactory receptor 52B2-like has product MRQQPKEDGMIMYSNASAGEILTLAPLGLSATDIYPAFVFGALTYFIIVFCNMLVLTTIAVSKKLHKPMFILLFNLPISDMLGATAFFPQLLLTIATQNRVISYPACITQGFLIHFYGTGNLLILTAMAYDRYIAICCPLRYNTIMSQNNLIRIIIAIWFLNFSLMFTLFVLLVRFKVCRTNIVDLYCNNPSLVKLVCEDTRLNNYYGMASVLVVLGGPLLIIIYTYAQILRTCVMTSHTDARRKAIQTCGTHLVVFLILQINTAFTLIAHRIEGASPFIRRALGVSVLIFPPFLDPIIYGLKTAELKQSILLYLKRKACSTKL; this is encoded by the coding sequence ATGAGGCAACAACCTAAAGAAGACGGTATGATTATGTATTCAAATGCATCTGCTGGGGAAATTCTAACACTGGCACCATTGGGTTTATCTGCTACAGATATTTATCCAGCGTTTGTATTTGGTGCacttacttattttattattgtattttgcAACATGTTGGTTTTAACAACTATTGCTGTGAGTAAAAAGCTACACAAGCCCATGTTTATCCTGCTGTTCAACTTGCCCATTAGTGACATGTTGGGTGCTACAGCTTTTTTTCCTCAGCTTCTTCTCACCATTGCAACACAGAACAGGGTGATTTCATATCCTGCATGTATTACTCAAGGTTTTCTGATTCACTTTTATGGTACAGGAAACCTGCTGATCTTGACTGCCATGGCATATGACAGATACATTGCTATATGTTGTCCTTTAAGGTATAATACCATCATGAgtcaaaataatttaatcagaattattattgcaatatggtttcttaatttttcattgatgtttacattgtttgttttacttgtgCGGTTTAAAGTTTGCAGGACAAATATAGTGGATTTGTACTGTAACAATCCATCATTAGTGAAACTGGTCTGTGAGGACACCAGATTGAACAACTACTATGGAATGGCTAGTGTGCTTGTGGTTTTGGGTGGACCATTGTTGATAATAATATACACATATGCACAGATCTTGCGTACATGTGTCATGACTAGTCATACAGATGCCCGGAGAAAAGCCATTCAAACATGTGGTACACATTTAGTTGTTTTCTTAATTTTACAAATCAATACTGCCTTTACACTCATTGCTCATCGTATTGAGGGTGCATCCCCTTTCATCAGAAGGGCTCTTGGTGTGTCAGTCTTAATATTTCCCCCTTTTTTGGACCCAATTATATATGGACTGAAAACTGCAGAACTGAAGCAGAGCATATTATTGTACCTAAAAAGAAAGGCTTGTTCGACTAAGTTGTAA
- the LOC125889029 gene encoding putative gustatory receptor clone PTE03, which produces MRQQPKEDGMIMYSNASAGEFLTLAPLGLSATDIYPAFVFGALTYFIIVFCNMLVLTTIAVSKKLHKPMFILLFNLPISDMLGATAFFPQLLLTIVTQNRLISYPACIIQGFLIHFYGTGNLLILTAMAYDRYIAICCPLRYNTIMSPHNLIRIIIAIWTINVVIIVTLFVLVVRFKVCRTNIVDLYCNNPSLLKLVCEDTRLNNYYGMAIIIVLQGGPLLIIIYTYAQILRTCVMTNHTDARRKAIQTCGTHLVVFLFFQINTTFTLIAHRIESASPFIRRALGVSVLIFPPFLDPIIYGLKTAELKQSMLLYLKRKACSTKL; this is translated from the coding sequence ATGAGGCAACAACCTAAAGAAGACGGTATGATTATGTATTCAAATGCATCTGCTGGGGAATTTCTAACACTGGCACCATTGGGTTTATCTGCTACAGATATTTATCCAGCGTTTGTATTTGGTGCacttacttattttattattgtattttgcAACATGTTGGTTTTAACAACTATTGCTGTGAGTAAAAAGCTACACAAGCCCATGTTTATCCTGCTGTTCAACTTGCCCATTAGTGACATGTTGGGTGCTACAGCATTTTTTCCTCAGCTTCTTCTCACCATTGTGACACAGAACAGGCTGATTTCATATCCTGCATGTATTATTCAAGGTTTTCTGATTCACTTTTATGGTACAGGAAACCTGCTGATCTTGACTGCCATGGCATATGACAGGTACATTGCTATATGTTGTCCTTTAAGGTATAATACCATCATGAGTCCACATAATTTAATCAgaattattattgcaatatggACTATAAATGTCGTAATTATTGttacattgtttgttttggttgtgcGGTTTAAAGTTTGCAGGACAAATATAGTGGATTTGTATTGTAACAATCCATCATTATTGAAACTGGTCTGTGAGGACACCAGATTGAACAACTACTATGGAATGGCTATTATAATTGTGCTTCAGGGTGGACCACTGTTGATAATAATATACACATATGCACAGATCTTGCGTACATGTGTCATGACTAATCATACAGATGCCCGGAGAAAAGCCATTCAGACATGTGGTACACATTTagttgttttcttattttttcaaatcaatACTACCTTTACACTCATTGCTCATCGTATTGAGAGTGCATCCCCTTTCATCAGAAGGGCTCTTGGTGTGTCAGTCTTAATATTTCCCCCTTTTTTGGACCCAATTATATATGGACTGAAAACAGCAGAACTAAAGCAGAGCATGTTACTGTACCTAAAAAGAAAGGCTTGTTCGACCAAGTTGTAA
- the LOC125889030 gene encoding olfactory receptor 52B2-like has translation MIMYSNASAGEILTLALLGLSATDIYPAFIFGALTYFIIVFCNMLVLTTIAVSKKLHKPMFILLFNLPISDMLGATAFFPQLLLTIVTQNRLISYPACITQGFLVHFYGTGNLLILTAMAYDRYIAICCPLRYNTIMSPHNLIRIIIVIWFLNFSMIFTLFFLVVRFKVCRTNIVDLYCNNPSLLKLVCEDTRLNNYYGMAIIIVLQGGPLLIIIYTYAQILRTCVMTNHTDARRKAIQTCGTHLVVFLILQINTTFTLIAHRIESASPFIRRALGVSVLIFPPFLDPIIYGLKTAELKQSMLLYLKRKACSTKL, from the coding sequence ATGATTATGTATTCAAATGCATCTGCTGGGGAAATTCTAACACTGGCACTATTGGGTTTATCTGCTACAGATATTTATCCAGCATTTATATTTGGTGCacttacttattttattattgtattttgcAACATGTTGGTTTTAACAACTATTGCTGTGAGTAAAAAGCTACACAAGCCCATGTTTATCCTGCTGTTCAACTTGCCCATTAGTGACATGTTGGGTGCTACAGCATTTTTTCCTCAGCTTCTTCTCACCATTGTGACACAGAACAGGCTGATTTCATATCCTGCATGTATTACTCAAGGTTTTCTGGTTCACTTTTATGGTACAGGAAACCTGCTGATCTTGACTGCCATGGCATATGACAGATACATTGCTATATGTTGTCCTTTAAGGTATAATACCATCATGAGTCCACATAATTTAATCAGAATTATTATTGTGATATGGTTCCTTAATTTCTCAATGatatttacattgttttttttggttgtgcGGTTTAAAGTTTGCAGGACAAATATAGTGGATTTGTACTGTAACAATCCATCATTATTGAAACTGGTCTGTGAGGACACCAGATTGAACAACTACTATGGAATGGCTATTATAATTGTGCTTCAGGGTGGACCACTGTTGATAATAATATACACATATGCACAGATCTTGCGTACATGTGTCATGACTAATCATACAGATGCCCGGAGAAAAGCCATTCAGACATGTGGTACACATTTAGTTGTTTTCTTAATTTTACAAATCAATACTACCTTTACACTCATTGCTCATCGTATTGAGAGTGCATCCCCTTTCATCAGAAGGGCTCTTGGTGTGTCAGTCTTAATATTTCCCCCTTTTTTGGACCCAATTATATATGGACTGAAAACAGCAGAACTAAAGCAGAGCATGTTACTGTACCTAAAAAGAAAGGCTTGTTCGACCAAGTTGTAA
- the LOC125888912 gene encoding olfactory receptor 52B2-like translates to MNDLYNTSSVLVLNRFNLSFENALPAFLFATLSYMIILFCNLILILTIVLNKSLHQPMYLILLNLPINDLIGSTAFFLQVIKDILTNSRTMQYFACVAQAFFIHIYASGTVFILTAMAYDRYIAICCPLKYNTVMTYAHVMRIITAVWVSSLVTIGVLFFLLLRLPRCLSELTHPYCDNPSLLTLVCADTTINNIYGLFLVALSQVIANGMILYTYLQILVACFRSKRSDTKAKALQTCATHLTVFLLLECLGLFTIISYRIKNVSSHLRRFMGVSTLIFPPALNPIIYGLKTKEIREKALYFFRNKIFPS, encoded by the coding sequence ATGAATGACCTGTACAACACATCATCTGTGTTAGTGCTAAATCGCTTTAATCTCTCCTTTGAAAATGCCCTTCCTGCATTTCTTTTTGCAACTCTGAGCTACATGATCATACTTTTCTGCAACCTTATTCTAATCCTCACCATTGTACTGAACAAATCTCTGCATCAGCCGATGTATCTAATTCTGCTGAACCTTCCTATCAATGACCTTATTGGCTCCACAGCATTTTTCCTACAAGTCATTAAAGACATACTAACaaacagcaggacaatgcaATACTTTGCTTGTGTTGCCCAAGCTTTCTTCATCCACATTTATGCATCAGGTACAGTGTTTATTCTGACTGCTATGGCATATGATAGATACATTGCCATATGTTGCCCGCTGAAATACAACACAGTTATGACTTATGCTCATGTTATGAGAATCATCACAGCTGTATGGGTGAGTAGTTTAGTCACAATAGGTgtgctttttttcctgctgttgcGTTTACCCCGCTGTCTGTCTGAGCTGACACACCCCTACTGTGATAATCCATCGTTGCTGACTCTGGTCTGTGCCGACACAACCATCAATAACATTTATGGGCTTTTCTTGGTCGCTCTTTCACAAGTGATAGCTAATGGGATGATTTTGTACACATATCTCCAGATCCTTGTCGCTTGCTTCAGATCCAAACGATCAGACACAAAAGCCAAAGCTCTGCAGACGTGTGCTACACATCTGACTGTTTTTCTCCTGTTGGAGTGTTTGGGTCTTTTTACCATCATCTCATACAGAATAAAGAATGTTTCATCACATTTAAGGAGGTTCATGGGGGTGTCGACTTTAATTTTCCCCCCAGCATTGAATCCAATCATCTATGgactgaaaacaaaagaaattcgAGAAAAAGCACTGTATTTTTTTAGGAATAAAATCTTTCCATCGTAA
- the LOC125889031 gene encoding olfactory receptor 52B2-like has translation MYSNASAGEFLTLAPLGLSATDIYPAFVFGALTYFIIVFCNMLVLTTIAVSKKLHKPMFILLFNLPISDMLGATAFFPQLLLSIATQNRLISYPACIIQGFLIHFYGTGNLLILTAMAYDRYIAICCPLRYNTIMSPHNLIRIIFAIWTINVIIIVTLFVLVVRFKVCRTNIVDLYCNNPSLLKLVCEDTRLNNYYGIVFIIVLQGGSLLILIYTYAQILRTCVMTNHTDARRKAIQTCGTHLVVFLILQINTTFTLIAHRIEGASPFIRRALGVSILIFPPLLDPIIYGLKTAELKQSMLLYLKRNLCPIKL, from the coding sequence ATGTATTCAAATGCATCTGCTGGGGAATTTCTAACACTGGCACCATTGGGTTTATCTGCTACAGATATTTATCCAGCGTTTGTATTTGGTGCacttacttattttattattgtattttgcAACATGTTGGTTTTAACAACTATTGCTGTGAGTAAAAAGCTACACAAGCCCATGTTTATCCTGCTGTTCAACTTGCCCATTAGTGACATGTTGGGTGCTACAGCATTTTTTCCTCAGCTTCTTCTCAGCATTGCAACACAGAACAGGCTGATTTCATATCCTGCATGTATTATTCAAGGTTTTCTGATTCACTTTTATGGTACAGGAAACCTGCTGATCTTGACTGCCATGGCATATGACAGGTACATTGCTATATGTTGTCCTTTAAGGTATAATACCATCATGAGTCCACATAATTTAATCAGAATTATTTTTGCAATATGGACTATAAATGTCATAATTATTGttacattgtttgttttggttgtgcGGTTTAAAGTTTGCAGGACAAATATAGTGGATTTGTATTGCAACAATCCATCATTATTGAAACTGGTCTGTGAGGACACCAGATTGAACAACTACTATGGAATAGTTTTTATAATTGTGCTTCAGGGTGGATCACTGTTGATATTAATATACACATATGCACAGATCTTGCGTACATGTGTCATGACTAATCATACAGATGCCCGGAGAAAAGCCATTCAGACATGTGGTACACATTTAGTTGTTTtcttaatattacaaatcaaTACTACCTTTACACTCATTGCTCATCGTATTGAGGGTGCATCCCCTTTCATCAGAAGGGCTCTTGGTGTGTCAATTTTAATATTTCCCCCTTTGTTGGACCCAATTATATATGGACTGAAAACAGCAGAACTGAAGCAGAGCATGTTACTGTACCTAAAGAGAAATCTTTGTCCAATTAAACTGTAA